Proteins from a genomic interval of Paenibacillus sp. FSL H8-0048:
- a CDS encoding ABC transporter ATP-binding protein — translation MAQKLLEIRKLTAGFATEKGLLKATDGISLTVNKGQTVCIVGESGSGKSVTSLAIMRLIDYAGGMILDGQIDFHGQDLGRKSQEEMREIRGNQIAMIFQDPMSSLNPVFTIGEQIAESLRLHQNKKDAEALKLAVDLIRLVGIPAPEIRAKQYPHELSGGMCQRVVIAIALACNPELLIADEPTTALDVTVQAQILDLLRKLQSELGMSILLITHDMGVAAEMADRIAVMYAGAIVEEGGVEEIFDHPSHPYTVGLLQSIPGFEGGRGGELYTISGTIPPIGQLPAGCRFHPRCPHAMDICRSQEPPDFMISDDHRTACWLFKDQPVSADTSREAKRA, via the coding sequence ATGGCGCAAAAACTACTCGAAATCCGGAAGCTAACCGCCGGCTTCGCGACAGAGAAGGGGCTGCTCAAAGCAACCGACGGCATCTCTCTTACGGTAAATAAAGGTCAGACGGTCTGTATTGTAGGCGAATCCGGCAGCGGCAAAAGCGTCACCTCGCTGGCGATCATGCGCCTGATCGATTATGCGGGCGGTATGATCCTGGATGGACAGATTGACTTCCATGGACAGGATCTGGGGCGCAAGAGCCAGGAGGAGATGCGGGAAATCCGCGGCAACCAGATCGCGATGATCTTCCAGGACCCGATGTCTTCGCTGAATCCGGTCTTCACCATAGGCGAGCAGATTGCTGAGAGTCTGCGGCTGCATCAGAATAAGAAGGATGCAGAAGCGCTGAAGCTGGCGGTAGATCTGATCCGATTGGTGGGCATACCCGCACCGGAAATACGTGCAAAGCAGTATCCGCATGAGCTGTCCGGCGGGATGTGCCAGCGCGTAGTCATTGCGATTGCGCTGGCCTGTAACCCTGAACTGCTGATTGCCGATGAGCCGACCACCGCGCTTGATGTTACCGTTCAGGCGCAGATTCTGGATCTGCTGCGCAAGCTTCAGTCGGAGCTTGGGATGTCCATCCTGCTGATTACCCACGACATGGGGGTTGCCGCCGAGATGGCGGACCGCATTGCTGTCATGTACGCGGGTGCTATCGTGGAAGAGGGCGGCGTGGAAGAGATCTTCGACCATCCCAGCCATCCTTATACGGTAGGGCTGCTCCAGTCGATTCCGGGGTTTGAAGGCGGACGGGGAGGCGAGCTCTATACGATCAGTGGAACGATTCCGCCGATAGGGCAGCTGCCTGCGGGCTGCCGCTTTCACCCGCGCTGTCCGCATGCCATGGACATCTGCCGGAGCCAGGAGCCGCCGGATTTCATGATCTCCGATGATCACCGGACCGCCTGCTGGCTGTTCAAGGATCAGCCGGTTTCAGCGGATACCAGCAGGGAGGCGAAGCGCGCATGA
- a CDS encoding GNAT family N-acetyltransferase: protein MNIHSIDPILIPVPESFESSRLQIRSVVWGDGAAVHEAVQESAAELRHWMPWARQVPSVEESEVSIRKSRLQFLERSDIRLLLFHKKTGQLIGSSGLHRIDWRVRKFEIGYWVRTSYAGQGYITEAVNAITEFAIQELQANRLEIRCDSRNTRSARVAERTGFTLEGILRNDKTDVQGNLRDTMVYSKVRGAEY from the coding sequence ATGAACATTCATTCAATAGACCCCATCCTGATTCCCGTACCGGAAAGCTTCGAAAGCAGCCGCCTGCAAATCCGCTCAGTAGTATGGGGAGACGGTGCCGCTGTGCATGAAGCCGTACAGGAAAGCGCAGCGGAATTACGTCACTGGATGCCTTGGGCCCGGCAGGTCCCTTCCGTGGAAGAATCGGAGGTATCCATCCGGAAATCACGGCTGCAGTTTCTGGAACGCAGCGATATCCGGCTGCTGCTTTTTCATAAGAAGACGGGACAGCTTATCGGGAGCAGCGGCCTGCACAGGATTGATTGGCGGGTGCGTAAATTTGAAATCGGGTATTGGGTTCGCACCTCATACGCGGGTCAAGGTTACATCACAGAAGCAGTGAATGCCATTACGGAGTTCGCCATACAGGAGTTACAAGCTAACCGGCTGGAGATCCGTTGCGACTCACGTAATACGCGGAGCGCTCGCGTAGCCGAACGTACCGGCTTTACTTTGGAAGGTATCCTGCGCAATGACAAGACTGATGTACAGGGGAACTTAAGAGACACAATGGTCTACTCAAAGGTTCGCGGGGCTGAATATTAA
- a CDS encoding ABC transporter ATP-binding protein, with protein MMNRAATVPDRKLPASSEVLVEVKDIKKYFPITKGLLNRTVGQVKAVDGVNLAIRQGETFGLVGESGCGKSTFGRVLLRLQSATGGQVLFKGQDIHSLGSRDMRKLREEMQIIFQDPFGSLNPRFLVKDIIGEPLRIHWKMSGKEIDARVVELMELVGLDASRRNRYPHEFSGGQRQRIGIARAIALNPQFIVADEAVSALDVSVQSQVINLLMKLQKELGLTFLFIAHGLNVVRHISDRVGVMYLGKLVEVGETEELFAAPLHPYTAALLSAIPKPTPRRKQERIMLEGDVPSPANPPSGCRFHTRCPFVQDKCRLVEPLLEEVLPGRPVACHFPLLPKS; from the coding sequence ATGATGAATAGGGCAGCAACCGTACCAGACCGTAAACTACCGGCTTCTTCTGAAGTGCTGGTGGAAGTTAAAGATATTAAGAAATATTTCCCGATCACCAAGGGCCTGCTTAACCGGACCGTCGGGCAGGTGAAGGCGGTGGATGGAGTCAATCTGGCGATCCGCCAAGGTGAGACGTTTGGGCTGGTTGGCGAATCCGGCTGCGGCAAATCCACCTTCGGACGGGTACTCCTCCGCCTGCAGAGTGCGACCGGGGGGCAGGTGTTATTCAAGGGCCAGGATATCCATTCGCTGGGTTCGCGTGACATGCGGAAGCTGCGGGAAGAGATGCAGATTATTTTCCAGGACCCGTTCGGGTCGCTGAATCCGCGCTTTCTCGTCAAGGATATTATCGGCGAGCCGCTGCGTATTCACTGGAAGATGTCCGGCAAGGAGATCGATGCCCGGGTGGTCGAGCTGATGGAGCTGGTGGGTCTGGATGCCAGCCGCCGGAACCGCTATCCGCATGAATTCTCCGGCGGACAACGCCAGCGTATTGGCATCGCCCGGGCGATTGCGCTGAATCCGCAATTTATTGTGGCCGATGAGGCCGTGTCTGCGCTGGACGTATCCGTGCAATCCCAGGTTATTAACCTGCTGATGAAGCTGCAGAAGGAGCTGGGACTAACCTTCCTGTTCATTGCGCATGGTCTTAACGTAGTCCGGCATATCTCTGACCGTGTTGGGGTCATGTATCTGGGTAAGCTGGTGGAGGTAGGAGAGACGGAGGAGCTGTTCGCGGCTCCGCTCCATCCGTATACTGCCGCCCTGCTCTCGGCTATACCCAAGCCGACACCAAGGCGCAAGCAGGAGCGAATTATGCTGGAGGGGGATGTGCCCTCCCCGGCCAATCCGCCCTCCGGCTGCCGGTTCCATACCCGCTGCCCGTTCGTCCAAGACAAATGCCGCTTAGTGGAGCCGCTGCTGGAAGAGGTCCTGCCAGGCCGTCCGGTAGCCTGTCATTTCCCGTTACTTCCGAAATCCTGA
- a CDS encoding ABC transporter permease: MPGGTDPEIPVADMDRPPGPWRVLWKKFSRNPFAMGGLAVLLIFVLLAICAPFLTSYGPEKIDLMFANLKPGAEGHPLGTDELGRDILSRLLYSARISLLIGFSVAFVSVLVGSVVGAISGYFGGFVDTVFMRIVDVMNSVPSLFLNILVMALFGTKIEFMILILAFTSWMSIARLVRGTFLQLREMQYVEAAKAIGVSSWGIIFRHLLRNASFPIIVNATLMVGGAILSESALSYLGLGIQAPATSWGLMLSNAQEFMLIDPMQAVYPGFCILMVVLAVNFIGDGIRDALDPRQQVTKSRRRLEQWRKNYSKSGS; this comes from the coding sequence ATGCCGGGCGGGACCGACCCGGAAATTCCCGTGGCGGATATGGACAGACCTCCCGGCCCGTGGAGAGTGCTGTGGAAGAAGTTTTCACGCAATCCTTTTGCCATGGGCGGGTTGGCCGTCCTGCTTATCTTTGTGCTGCTGGCGATCTGCGCACCGTTCCTGACTTCCTATGGGCCGGAGAAGATTGATCTGATGTTCGCCAACCTGAAGCCGGGGGCGGAGGGGCATCCCCTCGGCACCGACGAGCTGGGCCGAGATATTCTCAGCAGGCTGCTGTACAGTGCGCGGATCTCGCTGCTTATCGGTTTCTCTGTTGCCTTTGTATCCGTACTGGTCGGATCGGTGGTCGGTGCGATCTCAGGTTACTTCGGAGGATTCGTGGATACGGTATTCATGCGGATTGTTGACGTCATGAACTCCGTGCCGTCCCTGTTCCTGAATATCCTGGTTATGGCTCTATTCGGTACAAAGATCGAATTCATGATCCTGATTCTGGCGTTCACGAGCTGGATGAGTATTGCCCGGCTGGTCCGGGGAACCTTCCTGCAGCTGCGGGAAATGCAGTATGTGGAGGCGGCCAAAGCAATCGGCGTATCCAGCTGGGGGATCATCTTCCGGCATCTGCTCCGCAACGCAAGCTTCCCGATCATTGTTAATGCCACGTTGATGGTCGGCGGCGCGATTCTCAGCGAATCCGCATTGTCCTATCTGGGTCTTGGTATCCAGGCTCCGGCTACGAGCTGGGGGCTGATGCTTAGCAACGCGCAGGAGTTCATGCTAATTGATCCGATGCAGGCGGTATATCCGGGCTTTTGTATCCTGATGGTGGTGCTGGCGGTTAACTTTATCGGCGACGGCATCCGGGATGCCCTTGATCCCAGACAGCAAGTGACCAAATCCCGGAGGAGGCTGGAACAATGGCGCAAAAACTACTCGAAATCCGGAAGCTAA
- a CDS encoding ABC transporter substrate-binding protein produces MAKKRKWWSGLLVLSLVGVLFTGCSTNNTAGSSTSAPAATTAPAESTAPEATEAPAADAPVDGGTLVTSSFSDIVNINPLLVNDTASGDVAQFVFAKLYNLDREGNVQAEDWSLAAALPEISEDGLTYTVKLKDTAKWSDGQPVVADDVVYTVETAKNKETGSPLISAFDKVKTVEKIDDHTVKFTMSQIYAPFLYALVQEVVPAHVLKDVKPTEMQKNAFGTDPAKTVTSGPWKWTAWKQGESHTMDADPNYWGTVKPHIAQVIYKIYADQNTEVQAIMKGDTDHISAIPVTQVEAVKANGKIDIIQKPGAQYEYVNFNFDGKNFPDGYGLFQGQKTRQAIAHALNRQGMVDNILKGVGALMNAPFLPDTWADPGDAAVNYDYNAETAKKLLAEDGWVADAKDGILVKDGHRFSFELQYNAGNSRREQVAAVIQQNLKDVGIEVKPKAIDFAAWIDQNVTPGKYQALLLAWSLSTPDPDAESIFSSKYFPPAGQNSGWYKNEKLDKLWVDGYSTVDQAKRKEVYKEVGKEISTDLPYVFLYQYGQAIGTGPRVHWAEEDAPEPSLGYGQFFHAIKWWVTE; encoded by the coding sequence ATGGCGAAAAAGAGAAAATGGTGGTCAGGTTTACTAGTCTTATCGTTGGTAGGGGTTCTATTTACAGGATGCAGTACGAATAACACTGCGGGTTCTTCAACAAGTGCGCCTGCAGCCACTACAGCTCCGGCAGAGAGTACGGCGCCTGAGGCTACGGAGGCACCCGCGGCTGACGCGCCGGTTGACGGCGGAACACTGGTTACAAGCTCATTCTCCGATATTGTTAATATTAATCCCCTCTTAGTTAATGATACTGCGTCTGGTGATGTGGCCCAATTCGTCTTTGCCAAGCTGTACAATCTCGACCGTGAAGGCAATGTACAGGCAGAGGATTGGTCGCTGGCTGCCGCGCTGCCGGAGATCTCCGAAGATGGTTTGACTTACACCGTGAAGCTGAAGGATACCGCCAAATGGAGTGACGGCCAGCCCGTCGTTGCAGATGATGTAGTCTATACCGTGGAAACGGCCAAGAATAAGGAGACAGGCTCGCCCCTGATCAGTGCCTTTGATAAGGTGAAGACCGTGGAGAAGATCGATGACCACACGGTGAAATTCACAATGTCCCAGATTTACGCCCCATTCCTGTACGCCCTCGTTCAGGAGGTTGTTCCCGCTCATGTTCTCAAGGATGTGAAGCCGACCGAAATGCAGAAGAACGCCTTCGGTACAGATCCGGCTAAGACCGTTACAAGCGGACCGTGGAAATGGACAGCCTGGAAGCAAGGCGAGAGTCATACCATGGATGCTGATCCGAACTATTGGGGAACTGTGAAGCCTCATATCGCTCAGGTAATCTACAAGATCTATGCTGACCAGAACACTGAGGTTCAGGCGATTATGAAGGGTGACACAGACCATATCAGTGCGATTCCTGTAACCCAGGTTGAAGCAGTTAAGGCTAATGGCAAGATTGATATCATCCAGAAGCCGGGTGCACAGTACGAATATGTTAACTTCAACTTTGACGGCAAGAACTTCCCGGATGGCTATGGCCTGTTCCAGGGACAGAAGACCAGACAGGCGATTGCTCACGCCCTGAACCGTCAAGGGATGGTGGACAATATCCTGAAGGGTGTAGGCGCACTAATGAATGCACCGTTCCTGCCTGATACCTGGGCTGACCCGGGTGATGCTGCTGTGAACTATGATTACAATGCCGAGACGGCCAAGAAGCTCCTGGCTGAAGATGGCTGGGTTGCGGATGCCAAGGATGGCATTCTGGTAAAAGACGGCCACCGCTTCTCCTTCGAGCTGCAGTATAATGCCGGCAACAGCCGCCGTGAACAGGTAGCGGCTGTTATCCAGCAGAACCTGAAGGATGTCGGTATTGAAGTAAAGCCTAAGGCGATTGATTTCGCTGCATGGATTGACCAGAACGTAACGCCGGGTAAATATCAGGCGCTGCTGCTGGCATGGTCCCTGAGTACACCAGACCCGGATGCAGAGAGCATTTTCTCCTCCAAGTACTTCCCGCCTGCCGGACAGAACAGCGGCTGGTATAAGAATGAGAAGCTGGATAAGCTGTGGGTAGACGGATATTCTACGGTAGATCAGGCTAAGCGCAAAGAAGTCTACAAAGAAGTAGGTAAAGAAATCTCGACCGACCTTCCTTATGTATTCCTGTATCAGTATGGTCAGGCGATCGGAACAGGACCTAGAGTGCACTGGGCAGAGGAGGATGCTCCTGAGCCGTCACTGGGCTACGGACAGTTCTTCCACGCTATCAAATGGTGGGTAACCGAGTAA
- a CDS encoding GNAT family N-acetyltransferase has product MDSFKFVYNYKDIEPLRSSFFELAKNTFGLELERWYEGGFWTDKYVPYSYAEGDRIVANVSVNLIELTINGVKFPAVQIGTVMTHPDYRGRGLSARLMDKVLEEYGQACEFMYLFANESVLEFYPKFGFRPVEEQIFSMACPGGAAGSAAIRKLNIADPHDLSLVSTLGGQRVPVSERLGVSGAYGLLMFYCLNVFSDQLYYLENENLIAICQQENGQLELFDLISTQPVSCLDIALKLADSDTETIVFHFTPDDPDLELSGTSHSEGLFVRTRGGQQYPANVKHPATSIA; this is encoded by the coding sequence ATGGATAGCTTTAAATTTGTCTACAATTATAAAGATATAGAGCCGCTGCGCAGCAGCTTTTTCGAGCTGGCAAAAAATACGTTCGGGCTGGAGCTGGAGCGCTGGTATGAGGGAGGCTTCTGGACGGATAAGTATGTTCCTTATTCTTATGCGGAGGGAGACCGGATCGTGGCGAATGTCTCGGTGAATTTAATAGAGCTAACCATTAATGGAGTGAAGTTCCCTGCCGTGCAGATCGGCACGGTGATGACTCATCCCGACTACAGAGGACGGGGCCTGTCTGCCCGGTTGATGGACAAGGTGCTGGAGGAGTATGGACAAGCGTGTGAGTTCATGTATCTTTTTGCCAATGAGTCAGTCTTGGAGTTCTATCCTAAGTTCGGCTTCCGTCCAGTGGAAGAACAGATCTTCTCCATGGCCTGCCCCGGAGGTGCTGCCGGATCTGCGGCAATCCGCAAACTGAATATCGCCGACCCGCATGATCTGAGCCTGGTCTCTACCCTTGGAGGGCAGCGGGTACCGGTATCTGAGCGTCTTGGCGTCAGCGGCGCCTATGGACTCCTGATGTTCTACTGCCTGAATGTGTTCAGCGATCAGCTCTACTACCTGGAGAACGAGAATCTCATTGCCATCTGCCAGCAGGAGAATGGGCAGCTTGAGCTTTTCGATCTGATCAGTACACAGCCTGTTTCCTGCCTTGACATCGCCCTGAAGCTTGCAGACAGCGACACGGAGACGATCGTCTTCCACTTCACCCCGGATGACCCTGACCTGGAGTTGTCAGGCACCAGCCATTCAGAGGGCTTATTCGTCCGTACTCGGGGCGGGCAGCAATATCCTGCGAACGTCAAGCATCCGGCTACTTCCATCGCCTAG
- a CDS encoding ABC transporter permease, whose amino-acid sequence MKKRALWKDVFREIGRTKARFLSIFAIIMLGVSFFSGIKSAGPDMLDTAATYYKDLRLMDLRVQSTYGLSEQGIEQLRGIPGVQTVQPVYSSDVFLGDSGLIAKVYSYTDKNELNGYKLTAGHLPAASGEIVLDEHLREQDKFKLGDSITFGGEAGEQPEQSFRTKTYTVVGFAQSPQYIETANRGTSRIGKGTLDAFAVIPEGDFTLPVYTEAYLSFKDTAAQTAYTPAYDKLIEQHLSGVEEALKDYPAQRLEELKAEAVAAAQQGTKQQPPQQQAAAVAQSQPELPKVYVADRTINPGYAEYKDNADRLSAIASAFPVFFFLIAALVSLTTMTRMVEEQRLQIGTMKALGYGSMDIMTKFLVYGTLASIAASIAGLAVGFTFFPDLIYNAYSSLYNLPDVIKSFYPSYAVISIIVALVCTTMTAMIASRVELRSNASVLMRPKAPKSGQRILLERFTFLWRKLSFVQKVTARNLFRYKQRMFMTVIGVAGCTALILTGFGLKDSIGSITERQFGGIMKYSALVALHDNAAASDQASYKKLIEQETAVTSTLNVLQEAMTARAKGVNDQEVRIFVPSDTAELASFVNLKDRSTGKPRVLSDEGAVITEKLAKLYDVAPGDMMTLLDSNNEPFQLKVAAVTENYVLHYVYMTPVYYAKVFGKEPVYNTQLLNYSGKDKAWESAFGEKLTANGQVALVSFSSGVGEAFEETMDSMDIVMVVLIVSAAALAFVVLYNLTNINVSERVRELSTIKVLGFYDKEVTLYIYRENILLTLLGILSGSALGVILHRFVLSTAELDATMFAPLIKWQSYIYAALLTILFSGIVMAFMHIKLKRIHMIEALKSVE is encoded by the coding sequence ATGAAGAAACGGGCACTATGGAAGGATGTTTTTCGGGAAATCGGCCGCACCAAGGCGAGGTTCCTCTCGATCTTTGCGATTATTATGCTGGGGGTCAGCTTCTTCTCCGGGATCAAGTCGGCCGGGCCGGATATGCTGGATACCGCAGCAACGTATTATAAGGATCTGCGGCTGATGGATCTGCGGGTCCAGTCCACTTACGGCCTGTCGGAGCAAGGGATTGAACAGCTCCGGGGGATACCCGGGGTGCAGACGGTTCAGCCTGTATACAGCTCCGATGTCTTTCTTGGCGACAGCGGGCTGATTGCCAAGGTCTATTCATATACAGACAAGAATGAACTGAATGGCTACAAGCTCACCGCCGGGCATCTCCCGGCAGCCTCTGGAGAGATTGTACTGGATGAACACCTGCGCGAACAGGACAAATTCAAGCTCGGCGATTCCATTACCTTCGGCGGGGAGGCGGGGGAGCAGCCCGAACAGAGCTTCCGGACCAAGACCTATACCGTAGTAGGCTTCGCGCAGAGTCCGCAATATATTGAGACCGCGAACCGCGGAACCAGCCGCATCGGCAAAGGGACCCTGGATGCGTTCGCCGTCATCCCGGAAGGGGATTTCACACTTCCTGTATATACGGAGGCATACCTCAGCTTCAAGGATACGGCTGCCCAAACAGCTTATACGCCTGCGTATGACAAGCTGATTGAGCAGCATCTTTCCGGGGTGGAGGAGGCGCTGAAGGATTACCCGGCGCAGCGTCTGGAAGAGCTGAAGGCGGAGGCGGTAGCGGCGGCCCAGCAAGGGACCAAGCAGCAGCCGCCGCAACAACAGGCAGCCGCCGTCGCACAGAGCCAGCCGGAGCTGCCCAAGGTATATGTGGCAGACCGCACGATTAACCCGGGATACGCCGAATACAAGGATAATGCGGACCGTTTGTCTGCGATTGCGTCGGCTTTTCCGGTATTCTTTTTCCTGATTGCAGCGCTTGTCAGCTTAACGACGATGACCCGCATGGTGGAGGAGCAGCGGCTCCAGATCGGGACGATGAAGGCACTTGGATACGGCTCTATGGACATTATGACCAAGTTTCTGGTGTACGGAACACTCGCCAGCATAGCGGCGTCAATTGCAGGTCTGGCGGTCGGCTTCACGTTCTTCCCGGACCTTATCTATAATGCTTACAGCTCGCTCTATAACCTGCCGGATGTGATCAAGAGCTTCTATCCTTCTTACGCCGTTATTTCCATCATCGTGGCGCTGGTCTGTACAACGATGACGGCGATGATCGCTTCCCGGGTGGAGCTGCGGAGCAACGCCTCTGTGCTGATGCGGCCCAAGGCACCGAAGAGCGGGCAGCGGATTCTGCTGGAGCGCTTCACCTTCCTGTGGAGAAAGCTCAGCTTCGTGCAAAAGGTGACGGCCCGCAACCTGTTCCGCTACAAGCAGCGGATGTTCATGACCGTTATCGGGGTGGCAGGCTGTACCGCGCTGATCCTGACCGGCTTTGGGCTGAAGGATTCCATCGGCAGCATTACCGAGCGGCAATTCGGCGGGATTATGAAATACAGCGCCCTGGTGGCTCTGCATGATAATGCAGCCGCCTCAGATCAGGCTTCCTATAAGAAGCTGATTGAACAGGAGACTGCGGTAACAAGCACGCTGAATGTGCTGCAGGAGGCTATGACGGCCCGGGCCAAAGGCGTGAACGACCAGGAGGTGCGGATCTTTGTTCCCTCGGATACAGCGGAGCTGGCGTCTTTCGTTAATCTTAAGGACCGCAGCACTGGTAAGCCGCGTGTATTAAGTGACGAGGGCGCGGTCATAACAGAGAAGCTGGCTAAGCTGTACGATGTGGCACCCGGGGATATGATGACGCTTCTTGACAGCAACAATGAGCCATTCCAGCTCAAGGTAGCGGCGGTCACTGAGAACTACGTGCTGCATTATGTATACATGACCCCGGTTTACTACGCGAAGGTGTTTGGCAAGGAGCCGGTCTATAATACGCAATTATTGAACTACAGCGGCAAGGATAAAGCGTGGGAGAGCGCCTTCGGGGAGAAGCTGACTGCGAATGGACAAGTGGCCTTGGTCAGCTTTTCCAGCGGAGTGGGAGAAGCCTTCGAGGAAACTATGGACAGTATGGATATCGTCATGGTGGTGCTGATTGTCTCTGCTGCCGCGCTGGCCTTCGTGGTTCTGTACAATTTGACCAATATTAACGTGTCCGAGCGGGTCCGCGAATTGTCTACGATTAAGGTGCTCGGCTTCTATGATAAGGAAGTCACTCTGTATATTTACCGGGAAAATATTCTGTTAACGCTGCTCGGCATACTGTCCGGCAGTGCGCTTGGGGTGATCCTGCACCGGTTCGTCCTGTCGACCGCCGAGCTTGATGCCACCATGTTCGCTCCGCTCATCAAGTGGCAGAGCTACATCTATGCAGCGCTACTGACCATACTATTCTCAGGGATCGTAATGGCTTTCATGCACATCAAGCTCAAGCGGATTCATATGATTGAAGCACTGAAGTCGGTAGAGTAG
- a CDS encoding ABC transporter permease has protein sequence MTEYLIRRVLQSVLVIFLITILTFLLIHAAPGGPTQVMLAPGLTPEIFAQQAKNLGLDQPIYIQYFRWIGDLLQGDLGYTFKNHIAISDLLWPRIGNTIILMGAAWLVSLLIAIPWGIYNSTKVYGLSDQTASFISYLGFAMPTFWFGILLQQWLSLKLDWFPLSDMHTRGKEDSIADLFMHLVLPVTVLALGFLASYMKYARASMLEVLDQDYIRTARAKGVKERKVVFRHALRNALIPIITILGLDLPILVGGAALTENVFNWPGMGRWFVEMATAREYSALMAVTIVTAVMVVIGNLLADILYVVVDPRVKLGKQGGKAA, from the coding sequence ATGACAGAATACCTGATACGTAGAGTGCTTCAATCGGTACTGGTCATCTTTCTGATTACCATACTAACCTTTCTTCTCATCCATGCGGCTCCGGGCGGCCCTACACAAGTGATGCTCGCACCGGGACTGACGCCGGAAATATTTGCGCAGCAAGCCAAGAACCTGGGACTGGATCAGCCGATTTATATACAGTATTTCCGCTGGATCGGTGACCTGCTGCAAGGAGATCTGGGATATACCTTCAAGAACCATATTGCGATCTCAGACCTGCTCTGGCCGCGTATTGGCAATACCATAATCCTGATGGGGGCGGCTTGGCTGGTATCGCTGCTAATCGCAATTCCCTGGGGAATCTATAATAGTACCAAAGTCTATGGTTTATCGGATCAGACGGCTTCGTTCATTTCTTATCTGGGCTTCGCCATGCCGACCTTCTGGTTCGGGATTCTATTGCAGCAGTGGCTGTCGCTCAAGCTGGACTGGTTCCCATTGTCGGATATGCATACAAGAGGCAAGGAAGACAGTATAGCTGATTTATTCATGCATCTGGTGCTGCCGGTTACCGTGCTGGCACTTGGGTTCCTGGCTTCTTATATGAAGTATGCGCGGGCCAGTATGCTGGAGGTGCTGGATCAGGATTATATCCGGACGGCACGGGCCAAAGGCGTCAAGGAACGGAAGGTCGTCTTCCGCCATGCCCTGCGCAATGCACTAATTCCAATTATTACGATACTAGGTCTTGATCTTCCGATCCTGGTGGGAGGGGCCGCACTAACAGAGAATGTATTCAACTGGCCGGGAATGGGCCGTTGGTTCGTAGAGATGGCCACTGCACGCGAATATTCGGCACTGATGGCTGTGACGATCGTCACGGCTGTGATGGTCGTCATTGGCAATCTTCTGGCAGATATACTGTATGTCGTAGTTGATCCCCGGGTGAAGCTCGGCAAGCAAGGGGGGAAGGCAGCATGA
- a CDS encoding M48 family metallopeptidase, with protein MQIQLEDQMVTLHVQYAKRKKLSVTVDGSDLITVKAPKGTSEETILGAVVTLSPKILEKLRSNAAARQVPKVKAYEGGEEAFLYLGKEYALHELIGERQAEAEELKLALKKFYTASLKKIIAERIKPYQTQLRVKPKSVDIVESRTKWGSCSFDGKLTFNYRLAMAPPEVIDYVIIHELCHLLHMNHDRSFWRRLGSIMPDYKEKEAYLARQGQFMTL; from the coding sequence ATGCAGATTCAACTAGAAGATCAGATGGTTACGTTACATGTCCAGTATGCTAAGCGCAAGAAGCTCTCCGTAACGGTGGACGGCTCGGATCTCATTACCGTTAAAGCGCCCAAGGGAACGAGTGAAGAGACGATACTCGGTGCGGTAGTAACCTTAAGCCCGAAGATTCTGGAGAAGCTGCGCAGCAATGCCGCGGCCCGGCAGGTGCCGAAGGTTAAGGCTTATGAGGGCGGTGAAGAAGCCTTCTTGTACTTGGGGAAGGAATATGCGCTGCATGAGCTGATTGGGGAGCGGCAGGCGGAGGCGGAGGAACTGAAGCTTGCACTGAAGAAGTTCTATACAGCCAGTCTGAAAAAAATCATTGCAGAGCGCATCAAGCCCTACCAGACGCAGCTCAGAGTGAAGCCGAAGAGTGTGGATATTGTGGAATCGCGGACCAAGTGGGGGAGCTGTAGCTTTGACGGCAAGCTGACGTTCAACTACCGCCTGGCCATGGCGCCGCCTGAAGTGATCGACTATGTCATCATTCATGAGCTGTGTCATCTGCTGCATATGAATCATGACCGTTCCTTCTGGCGGCGCCTGGGAAGTATCATGCCGGACTATAAGGAGAAGGAAGCGTACCTGGCCCGGCAGGGGCAGTTTATGACGCTGTGA